gtgccaatgatgtgtgaatgctcgacttatccttgtattttcaaatgctaattagctttggttctattccattgtgaaaccattgtgccttacacattgccagtgtctgctgacactcgagggggaaggggaaagacatggacctgcacaatgtttgtctctatccactcaatagacactggcaatgtgtaaagcacaatgtttcactattcataaaagatcatagtatgttacagttatactgttaatccactcaatagatgctggcattacaggggcgggttaatgaataggctaacataggctatagcctatctgatctgatcctatctgatccccattgtaagcagcagttctgtcctgctttatggcagctgagtttctagctatctgtatgacagagcattcaggcccagtggctgcacagatcctatctgatcccattgtaagcagcagtcctgtcctgctttatggcagctgagtttctagctatctgtataacacagcattcagtcccagtggctgcacagatcctgtctgatccccattgtaagcaacagtcctgtcctgctttatggcagctgagtttctagctatctgtataacacagcattcagtcccagtggctgcacagatcctgtctgatccccattgtaagcagcagtcctgtcctgctttatggcacattttagtggtgccgatgatgtgtgaatgctcgacttatccttgtattttcaaatgctaattagctttggttctattccattgtgaaaccattgtgccttacacattgccagtgtctgctgacactcgagggggaaggggaaagacatggacctgcacaatgtttgtctctatccactcaatagacactggcaatgtgtaaagcacaatgtttcactattcataaaagatcatagtatgttacagttatactgttaatccactcaatagatgctggcattacaggggcgggttaatgaataggctaacataggctatagcctatctgatctgatcctatctgatccccattgtaagcagcagttctgtcctgctttatggcagctgagtttctagctatctgtataacacagcattcagtcccagtggctgcacagatcctgtctgatccccattgtatgcaacagtcctgtcctgctttatggcagctgagtttctagctatctgtataacacagcattcagtcccagtggctgcacagatcctgtctgatccccattgtaagcagcagtcctgtcctgctttatggcacattttagtggtgccgatgatgtgtgaatgctcgacttatccttgtattttcaaatgctaattagctttggttctattccattgtgaaaccattgtgccttacacattgccagtgtctgctgacactcgagggggaaggggaaagacatggacctgcacaatgtttgtctctatccactcaatagacactggcaatgtgtaaagcacaatgtttcactattcataaaagatcatagtatgttacagttatactgttaatccactcaatagatgctggcattacaggggcgggttaatgaataggctaacataggctatagcctatctgatctgatcctatctgatccccattgtaagcagcagtcatgtcctgctttatggcagctgagtttctagctatctatgCTCTGTTATATATGCGGGGCATGGCAGGCTTTGCACATCTGTTCACAAATGTTTATCTAATATTCCTCTGTATAATTATGTCCAAGGAACTGATTAAAAAACTAACTAGGGGTCGGGGGGACCCTGCCGAAAATGTAGCCAAGGGGCCTCATGTAGTGTTAATCCGCCACTGGCTGGCAATGTGCAAGAACTATGGAATCCCTAGTCGTGTGAATAAACTGGAAACAAAATATattcccaaaatgaaaattgtttattttttgcacactagtacagagtgatattcacCAAAACActataaaagaagattttttaaaaatgacactgtTAAATAATTAGCCTACAGTATGAGTgtttgtaacaaaaaacaaaaaacgcatcaggctgtggacacaataaaacttttactCTGAACCAGTGCCTGTTGGAAGTCTGCCTTCACTTAGTGCCTGCTCTATCTTTGTTTGTCACCCCcacatgctgagggctcagggcagtgcatctGGGCAATTTCCTTTGTGTGCTGAGTAAACGCTTCACTACTGAAAGACCCCAAAtcacagaaatgttttcactgttaaataaaataacaaagtaaGCAAAACACATTATTGCCTGTCTACTGCATATTTAGATAGCCTATACATATGTTGTCCATGCAACTGTTCTTTTTATCCTGAGCAGTGAGTTAACGgagtctttaattttttttatttcctctggACCAACTAGAAAACGAATCTTTGTCTGGTACAGTATTTCATTTACAAGATTCCGTGGCAGTGCTTGTTTTCCACGGGCCCCATCCCAGTTCACTTTTTTTGACCACTCACTATAAAGTGGAAAAGGCACGTGGTGCTGAAAAATCAGCTGGGCAAAACGCTGAGGCCTATGACAAccttgtacttttaaaaaatccattctcTCAACAGTAATAGGTGCCAAGGGGATATTAGGCAGTGCCTCTCCAAAACCAGATGTACACTCCTGGTCATTCCTTTCACTGGAACTGTTCCTGGGGATTGCTGGTTCTATGGACCCTGATGCATTCTCAACAACACTTGTCATAGACAATGAGGGTTGCCCCACTCTAAAATCCACAGAGCATAGTTGCTGACATGTTTCATTGAAACTTAATGATCTGCGGATTGAAGAGTCAGTGTCTGTTAAACCAGAAGGGTTCTCCTGTTGGAGCCTGGAGGTGCTGCAGTTGGGTGTGCTTGATTGTTGGAAATCTACAGAGCTCCAAACAAGAGGTTGCTGTGAATGGAATTGATCTGCAGATAAATTCACTGGTGGCTGTGGAGATTGAACCAACTGCTGCTGCTGAAGTGTTTCAGAAGGGATGTCCTCAATATCACATTGATCAATGATAACACAAGGGGACCTTGGTGATCTTGGAGGGGGCCTCGTCCTAAACATGGCAACATATTGCTCCATTGTGTCCTTGAAGAATGTGGCAAAATCAGAATGCATTTGCTTGAGAGCCagcacttcattttttaaatcgTCAATTTTTGATTCGCATTTGCAGCAACTCCCTGCGTCTGGTATGTCCACATGACTTGTCTGGGATTCCTGCTCTTTCGTGCAGTTTTGTATAAGTGGAacagtttcatttggaggagttttatcatttttatccAGTGATGGTGCAATAGATGGGAAATTAGTACTCCATGTATACAGGACCTTATTTTTTGCCACTGGCCTCTTTGTAGTCTTTTGATGTGACCTCTTTTTGCatagtggtgaaacattttccgTGTTTTCTCTCAGGGGACGTTTCAGACCCTGCATAGGCAAATTATTAGCAGGTGTAGCAGGGACTTGTGAGGTCAGCTTTGCTTCAATTGCAGATCTTTTCTTTTGTGCTCCATAAAACTTCATTCTGATTGCAGAAGGACACAAACGGTATAATACAAACTCTTCTGTACTGTGCAGCACACTGAATGTTTGTTTAGCTATGCAGTGGCTACCTGCCATTTATTGTACGTAGGTGTTAGTAATTGTATTCATTCTAGCATTACTTGATTGGCTTAATGATTGTGTCAGATAATGTGGTTGGTTGAAACAAAGGTTCCACCTTTTATTAGCACTTGTCAAGTTAAGTGGTCAGTTTGTACAGCAGTAAAGCTACAGTACCAAGCTTCTGTATCAAGCAACAGTACTAAATGATGAGCAGCGCCAATATGCACAAATCCAAGCCTAGGCGGATAAGCAAAGAGGTGCACAAAATGATAGAAGACATGGCAAATACTGGAATGACTGTTCCTGCTATTCACCAAAAATTACAGACTTTAGGGATCACTGCATCAAGACAAACTGTGCGTTATCATGCCAGTGGCAAGGCAAAAACAGGCTGCAACAGGCCAACTACGACAAATAAGTAAGTTCACTATTGGTATCCTTTAAACTGTATTTGCAAGTCTATGATCAGCTTAAGATCTTCACACACAGATAAATAAGCAGTCCATGTGACTTCTGGGAACCCATGGCACATAGGGGATGGAATTGACAAACTGACATATAAGCAGTGTTAATATGGCCTTAAGTAAAATGTCttattttcaaaatttggcaggggctagaaatattttacagttgggcccagtaacatgaTGTGCCACTGTTCCACCATCCTGCCTACTGCTGTATTGATATTTTATGTAGCACAGTGTTTCATTATTTCACGTATTCTACTCcactgtacagtacagtatacagacaaACGATGTCTCTTGTGGAGGAAATAACAAAGGAAAATGATGAAACCACTGCCAGACAAATCAAAGTTTTCCTTGCTACAAAATATCAACAACACCTTTCACTTTCTACAATTCGGCGGATGCGTCGCAAGCTTGGTTGGAGATATGGAAAAGTCAGGTATGTACAATACTGGAATCATTTTCAGTGGGTGTGAAGAAATTCCCATGTGtaattacccttaaaggagaactcaagtcATTTGGCGCAAAACTCCCCCCCATCCCACccataggcccccctccctcctcccccctggcctacctctcCCCTTGGGCagatgcccctaagttgctacttacccctctgcgcaggtcctgtccatggagttcccAGGCACCATCTTGTCGCGAGCGCTCTCCTTACTGCTTTGTCCAgcgtttttcgcgcatgcgcagtagaaggcatttgccggttcagcactactacgcatgcgccgaaagtcacgaagattaccgatttttttttccggaaacttgcgcatgcgcagtagtgctgaaccggcaaatgccatctactgcgcatgcgcagacaaagcaggaagaagagcgctcgcgacaagatggtgcctgtgaactccgtggacaggacctgcgcagagaggtaagtagcaacttaggggcatttgcccaaggggggaggtaggccagggggaggagggagggggcctaAGGGGGGATGGGGGGGAGTTTTGCGCCAAATtacttgagttctcctttaagtagaaagATTCCAGTGAAGAGACCATATCTGGCATTAGCCTAATGTAAGTGTCTCTCAGAAATCCAAATAttggcaaatcattttaattcttatttctttttctgcagaTACTCTCCAATGATACGCGATGTAAACAAAGAGAAGAGGGTGATTCAGGCTCAGCAGTGGCTCAATTCTGGTGAAACatttaatgatgtcatttttacaGATGAAACTTCTGTAGCTTTGGAGCGATTTGCCAGATTTGCCTTCAATAGAAAAGACCATCTGTCCATTAAGCCACGACCAAAGCATCCAGTAAAAGTTCATGTCTGGGGGGGCATTTCTCGGAAAGGTGCAGGACCACTTGTTATATTTGAAGGTATAATGGATAAAGCATTCTTTATTGAAAATATTGTGGACAGTTCATTAGTCCCATACATCCAGCAACATTGGCCTTCCGGCCACAGACTGTTCCAGGACAATGACCCCAAGCACTCTGCTGCTGCCTCCCACTTGGAGCTGCGGGGCATAAGATGGGAGAGAACACCCCCAGAGTCTCCTGATTTTAATGCTATAGAAATGATATGGGCAAACTTAAAGTATCATATAAGGACAGTGTATAAGCCTAAAACAAAAGAGGAACTAATAAATGGAATACGGGATTACTGGCTAAATGTTTTAAGTGTGGACTTATGCAATAAATGCATCGATCATTTAGCAAACGTCCTGCCTGTTGCTATAGAGAGAGGAGGACAGGCTACAGGGATGTAAAAATGATTCACATCGTGTGTGTAGCTTAATAAAAATATGGCTAATTTAGAGTATATTCATTTACTGCATTGGTGCGTTTGTTTTGTTTGGCTTCACATACACTGTTTAGCAATAAATAGATCTGCCTTGGGCTTGTACTGTCTGTGTAGTTTGAATAAACATTTAACTAAAGAACCTCCATTTTGGCTCATCTATTTAGTCTTAGAGGCCCAAAGGGCTTGTACAGCAGTATTACTTTCATGTActggaactactgtatatacatccatTTTGCAAACCATTTGCCTTGTTTTAAATAGCTTTTGTTTAGCAGAGATCAAGCTCCGTCTGCCCTTGTTCAGATGATCTTGGTAGCCGAATAGAACCACagctaattagcattttaaagcacaaggattagttgagcattcacacatcattggcaccacttaaatgtaacaaagggtttGGACTGACACACTTATTTGTGGATTCTGCAAAGAAAACAGTGAAGGGTGAAGAGAATTACTACTACCAACGACTTCTCACAACTATAAAAAAGACAATAGTGATCATTAAGTAAGACACTTTTACCAGCTATCactattgtgtattttgtatccATGGCAAGTAATTGCTGCTAGTAGCTTTTTATCTGGGTAGCTAAGCCAAGTTTGAAATGTAcatccatttactttaatgtagcTCAGTgacatgtaattaaaatgtacttttttaagtttgtaaaacttaagttggccatagatgtacagatttttaacagatccaatcctcatcgtgagaccaagatcttctgagaaccatcgtacAAACGttcgaattgtccatcaactagaacgaccaatttgccaggaaaacaaaggggagccgcctgcttggccctgcaaacacagatacattgtactgggaccgacaaagattttttaacctggccgatcaatttcctgacagatgtcggatgaaaaatcgtaagatgttccatcgttcgaatcccactaacctcacgataatttgacggatcggtcgggctgcgctgaaatcggtcgttcgccaacgaagaatcgtcgcgtctatgggggccttaactgtCTAACTGCTATGCAACAGCTACAGCTTTATGTGTAGTGAGAAAGATACATGGAGGCagatggaaaaatagagagaccgggggacaaatgtaattttgggctgagacggacacaggggataaagtaaaaattgggctgattgaggtttaaagggaataaagtaaaaatcaggttgaaaggggattcaaacctatgaccttccattatcaaaaccaattccctaaccactacTCTACAATAGGGCTACAGCTGTCTTTGCAGAAGATACACGTAGAATAATGATCAAAGTAGAGAGAC
This sequence is a window from Xenopus laevis strain J_2021 chromosome 7S, Xenopus_laevis_v10.1, whole genome shotgun sequence. Protein-coding genes within it:
- the LOC121396371 gene encoding uncharacterized protein LOC121396371 — translated: MMSSANMHKSKPRRISKEVHKMIEDMANTGMTVPAIHQKLQTLGITASRQTVRYHASGKAKTGCNRPTTTNNTVYRQTMSLVEEITKENDETTARQIKVFLATKYQQHLSLSTIRRMRRKLGWRYGKVRYSPMIRDVNKEKRVIQAQQWLNSGETFNDVIFTDETSVALERFARFAFNRKDHLSIKPRPKHPVKVHVWGGISRKGAGPLVIFEGIMDKAFFIENIVDSSLVPYIQQHWPSGHRLFQDNDPKHSAAASHLELRGIRWERTPPESPDFNAIEMIWANLKYHIRTVYKPKTKEELINGIRDYWLNVLSVDLCNKCIDHLANVLPVAIERGGQATGM